In one Candidatus Leptovillus gracilis genomic region, the following are encoded:
- the greA gene encoding transcription elongation factor GreA — MTIRKPYLVTGEGLVKLQKELEQLVTVGREEVAERLQRAFDDGPDDDFIDNAELEAARNAQSFLEGRIQEIEEILKNYQVIKDDDGPHDFVRVGDWVTVNEVGYDEEERYHLVGAAEADPTEGRISNESPLGVALLGAKIGDVVRIKAPRGITEFRVVNIE; from the coding sequence ATGACAATAAGAAAGCCTTATCTGGTAACAGGCGAAGGGCTTGTGAAATTGCAGAAAGAGTTGGAACAGCTCGTCACGGTTGGCCGTGAAGAAGTGGCCGAACGTTTGCAGCGCGCTTTTGATGATGGCCCCGACGATGATTTTATTGATAATGCCGAACTAGAAGCGGCGCGTAATGCGCAGTCGTTTTTGGAAGGGCGTATTCAGGAAATCGAGGAAATCCTCAAAAATTACCAGGTGATCAAAGACGACGATGGCCCTCATGATTTTGTGCGCGTCGGCGATTGGGTAACGGTCAACGAAGTTGGTTACGACGAAGAAGAGCGCTATCATCTGGTGGGCGCGGCCGAAGCCGACCCAACAGAAGGACGCATTTCCAACGAAAGTCCGCTGGGCGTGGCGCTGTTGGGCGCTAAAATTGGCGATGTGGTGCGCATCAAGGCGCCACGCGGCATTACGGAGTTCCGGGTCGTCAATATTGAGTAG
- the nrfH gene encoding cytochrome c nitrite reductase small subunit — MGESNSSNHPPASSALRRAFTAVPLWSWLLLFGVIGGIVGLGGYTFAYAEGASYFSNDPSACVNCHVMQEVYDGWNHGSHKAVAACNDCHTPHTFPAKYVIKGINGWNHSVAFTTGNFPNPIRITDLNRQVAYDNCLYCHGSLVTAVSHEDSADPTDCLTCHAGVGHGR, encoded by the coding sequence ATGGGCGAATCAAACTCTTCTAACCATCCGCCTGCTTCATCGGCGCTGCGTCGGGCTTTTACGGCCGTTCCCCTCTGGTCCTGGCTGCTGCTTTTTGGCGTCATCGGCGGCATTGTTGGCCTGGGTGGGTATACCTTTGCCTATGCCGAAGGCGCGTCTTATTTCTCCAACGATCCATCCGCCTGTGTCAACTGCCATGTGATGCAGGAGGTGTATGATGGCTGGAATCATGGCAGCCACAAAGCCGTCGCTGCCTGCAACGACTGCCACACCCCCCATACGTTCCCGGCCAAATATGTCATCAAAGGCATCAACGGCTGGAACCACAGCGTGGCTTTTACCACCGGTAATTTCCCCAACCCCATCCGCATCACCGACCTGAATCGGCAGGTGGCTTACGACAACTGTCTGTATTGCCACGGCAGTCTGGTCACGGCCGTCAGCCACGAGGACAGCGCCGACCCCACCGACTGCCTGACCTGCCATGCAGGGGTAGGACACGGCCGTTAG
- the lysS gene encoding lysine--tRNA ligase, whose amino-acid sequence MSWQPNHLEQQRLEKVARLEEAGIETYPLRTERTHTSAEALAAFAADPEGELAVTICGRLVSMRDMGKTVFAHVVDGYGRLQLFLRREEIGEESHAMFRKLLDLGDFVQAAGVLFRTRAGEVSVRVTAWKLLSKAVSPLPVVKEQEVDGEIVRYSAFADVEERYRQRYADLAVNPEVRDVFRVRAKTISALRRFLDDHDFLEVETPILQPLYGGAAARPFTTHHNQLKQELYLRISFELYLKRLIVGGYERVYEIGRDFRNEGVSFKHNPEFTQLEFYAAYWDYNDVMDFTERMLAYVAESVLGTTTITYQGHTISLAPPWNRISMREAIVEFTGIDYVDYLEADQLAQAIQQMGKARGAATQTPPGASWGKLIDGLLGDFVEPNLIQPTFITQYPRDISPLAKGIPGDPLHVERFEYFIAGMEMGNAFTELNDPQEQQRRFEALQEMYAKGDEELNPIDEDYLRAMRYGMPPNGGFGTGVDRITMLLTDEPTIREVLLFPHLRERE is encoded by the coding sequence ATGAGCTGGCAGCCAAACCATTTAGAACAGCAGCGGTTAGAAAAAGTGGCCCGCCTGGAGGAGGCAGGAATTGAAACATATCCTCTACGAACGGAACGCACCCATACTTCGGCCGAAGCGTTGGCGGCGTTTGCAGCGGATCCGGAAGGTGAACTTGCCGTAACGATATGTGGTCGGTTGGTGAGTATGCGCGATATGGGTAAGACGGTGTTTGCGCATGTGGTAGATGGCTACGGCCGTCTCCAACTCTTCCTGCGCCGTGAAGAAATCGGCGAAGAGAGCCACGCCATGTTCCGCAAGCTGTTGGATTTGGGCGACTTTGTGCAGGCTGCCGGCGTGCTTTTCCGCACCCGCGCCGGGGAAGTGAGTGTGCGCGTCACTGCCTGGAAGCTGCTTAGCAAAGCTGTCAGTCCCCTGCCGGTGGTGAAAGAGCAAGAAGTAGACGGCGAAATCGTCCGGTACAGCGCCTTTGCCGACGTGGAAGAGCGTTACCGCCAACGCTACGCCGACCTGGCCGTCAACCCCGAAGTACGCGACGTGTTTCGCGTTCGCGCCAAAACCATCAGCGCCCTGCGCCGTTTTTTGGACGACCACGATTTTTTGGAAGTAGAGACGCCTATTTTGCAACCTTTGTATGGCGGGGCAGCGGCACGGCCGTTTACCACCCACCACAACCAGCTCAAACAAGAACTCTACCTGCGTATTTCCTTCGAGCTGTACCTTAAACGGCTCATCGTCGGCGGCTACGAGCGTGTCTACGAAATCGGGCGCGATTTCCGCAACGAGGGTGTCAGCTTTAAACACAATCCCGAATTCACCCAACTGGAGTTTTATGCCGCTTATTGGGACTACAACGACGTGATGGACTTCACCGAGCGGATGCTAGCTTACGTCGCCGAAAGCGTTTTGGGCACGACCACCATCACCTACCAGGGACATACCATCAGCCTGGCCCCGCCCTGGAACCGCATCTCCATGCGCGAAGCCATCGTCGAATTTACCGGCATAGATTACGTGGATTATCTGGAAGCCGATCAGTTGGCACAAGCGATTCAGCAGATGGGCAAAGCGCGGGGCGCGGCCACGCAAACGCCGCCAGGGGCCAGTTGGGGCAAACTAATTGATGGTCTGCTGGGCGATTTTGTCGAGCCAAACCTGATCCAGCCGACCTTCATCACCCAATATCCGCGCGACATTTCGCCGCTGGCAAAAGGCATTCCTGGCGACCCGCTGCATGTGGAACGTTTTGAGTATTTCATCGCCGGCATGGAGATGGGCAACGCCTTTACGGAGCTAAACGACCCGCAAGAGCAGCAGCGCCGCTTTGAGGCGCTGCAAGAAATGTATGCCAAAGGGGACGAGGAATTGAACCCGATTGACGAGGATTACCTGCGGGCGATGCGCTACGGAATGCCGCCCAACGGCGGTTTCGGCACCGGCGTAGACCGCATCACCATGCTGCTGACCGACGAGCCAACCATCCGCGAAGTGCTGCTGTTCCCCCATTTGCGAGAGAGAGAGTAG
- a CDS encoding molybdopterin molybdotransferase MoeA: MSAEFFNVLPPDQARALLLRHLTAVLPAETIPTATAVGRITAAVQYAPTPLPAFRRSTMDGYAVRAADTYGAADSLPAFLTVIGEVTMGQAATVALQTGQAILVHTGSMVPDTADAVVQIEHTQIIHNSQFTIHNSQFSRPFEIEVMKPVAVGQNILQIGEDVAPDAEILPAGHRLRPQDLGGLLAVGLTELAVVRRPRVGILATGDEVVHPTLITQPGQIRDINSYVVSGQVIEAGGIPVRGGIIPDNYAMLETAAAKLLAECDMLVISAGSSVSARDMTAQVIAHLGQPGVLLHGVATRPGKPTIVGIVNGKPVLGLPGNPVSAMVQFDMLGVPAIYRLQGLAVPPRRSQARARLTQNLPSESGREDYVPARLEDSADGLLATPIFGKSNLIYTLVNADGLIKVPLNKAGLEAGEWVEVRLF, translated from the coding sequence ATGTCGGCTGAATTCTTTAACGTCCTACCACCCGACCAGGCGCGGGCGCTGCTGCTGCGCCACCTGACGGCCGTTTTGCCCGCCGAGACCATTCCCACAGCGACGGCCGTTGGTCGTATTACCGCCGCAGTCCAATACGCGCCAACACCCCTGCCCGCCTTTCGTCGCAGCACCATGGATGGCTACGCCGTGCGCGCCGCCGATACCTACGGCGCAGCCGACAGTCTGCCCGCCTTCCTGACCGTCATCGGCGAAGTAACGATGGGGCAGGCAGCCACCGTCGCCTTGCAAACCGGCCAGGCCATTCTGGTCCACACCGGCAGCATGGTCCCCGATACCGCCGATGCCGTCGTCCAGATCGAACACACTCAAATTATTCACAATTCACAATTCACAATCCACAATTCACAATTCTCCAGGCCATTTGAAATCGAAGTAATGAAGCCCGTCGCCGTCGGCCAAAACATCCTGCAAATCGGCGAAGATGTGGCCCCAGACGCCGAAATTTTGCCCGCCGGCCACCGGCTGCGGCCGCAAGATTTAGGTGGTCTGTTGGCTGTTGGCCTCACCGAACTGGCCGTCGTGCGGCGGCCTCGTGTCGGCATCCTGGCGACCGGCGACGAAGTGGTCCATCCCACCCTCATTACCCAACCTGGGCAGATACGCGACATCAACAGCTACGTTGTTTCCGGACAGGTTATTGAGGCTGGCGGCATCCCCGTTCGCGGCGGCATCATTCCCGACAATTACGCTATGTTGGAAACGGCCGCTGCCAAACTACTGGCCGAATGCGATATGTTGGTCATCTCGGCCGGCTCCTCCGTCAGTGCCCGCGATATGACGGCGCAGGTGATTGCCCACCTGGGTCAGCCGGGCGTGCTGCTGCATGGCGTCGCCACCCGCCCCGGCAAACCCACCATTGTTGGTATTGTGAATGGCAAGCCGGTGCTGGGTCTGCCCGGCAACCCTGTTTCCGCCATGGTCCAGTTCGACATGCTGGGCGTTCCGGCCATCTACCGGCTGCAAGGGTTGGCCGTTCCACCGCGCCGCAGCCAGGCCCGCGCCCGGCTGACACAAAACCTGCCCAGCGAAAGCGGCCGCGAGGATTACGTGCCCGCTCGCCTGGAAGACAGCGCCGACGGCCTGCTGGCGACCCCCATTTTTGGCAAAAGCAATTTGATTTACACCCTGGTCAACGCCGACGGCCTCATCAAAGTGCCGCTGAACAAAGCCGGCCTGGAAGCCGGTGAATGGGTAGAGGTGCGGTTGTTCTAA
- a CDS encoding cupin domain-containing protein has protein sequence MDNYKILDLPAEVAANAPQDGILSRTVLKTADVNVILFHFAAGEELSEHTAAVPAILHFLQGEAKLTVGSHSQPAQAGTWVHMAANTPHSIVAETAVAMLLLMVKNS, from the coding sequence ATGGATAATTACAAGATTCTTGATTTACCGGCCGAAGTGGCGGCCAATGCGCCGCAAGATGGAATTTTGAGCCGCACGGTGTTAAAAACGGCCGATGTGAACGTCATTCTGTTCCATTTTGCTGCGGGTGAAGAATTATCGGAGCATACGGCCGCCGTGCCGGCCATCCTGCATTTTCTCCAGGGTGAGGCGAAGCTGACGGTGGGCAGCCACAGCCAGCCGGCCCAGGCCGGAACGTGGGTCCATATGGCGGCCAACACACCGCACAGCATTGTGGCGGAAACGGCCGTCGCCATGCTTCTTCTCATGGTAAAAAACAGTTGA
- a CDS encoding Uma2 family endonuclease encodes MTETIPNEISETYILPPELWPDISHIVTEDDAPVGNLASEKQMRLLTEPLYTAWKGTQERPFLAAANVGVFASVHQPPLVPDVFLSLDVIAPDDWWAKGHRAYFIWEFGKTPDLVIEIVSNREGGEDDRKLQAYARMGIPYYVIYDPQQEVQPDILRAYALTPRREYEEIAPDLFVGLDLGLTLWQGSYENKEETWLRWQDADGALIPTGAELSARERQRAQQERQRTEIAEQRAEAAEQRAERLSARLRQLGLDPNEGDDVG; translated from the coding sequence ATGACCGAAACCATTCCCAACGAAATCAGCGAAACCTACATCTTGCCCCCTGAATTGTGGCCGGACATTTCCCATATTGTAACGGAGGATGATGCGCCCGTGGGCAACCTGGCTTCCGAAAAACAGATGCGCCTGCTCACTGAACCGCTTTATACTGCCTGGAAAGGGACCCAGGAACGGCCGTTCCTGGCGGCCGCCAACGTTGGGGTCTTTGCTTCCGTCCATCAACCACCCCTCGTGCCCGACGTATTCCTCAGTCTGGACGTGATCGCCCCCGACGACTGGTGGGCCAAAGGGCATCGCGCCTACTTCATCTGGGAATTTGGCAAAACTCCCGATCTGGTTATCGAAATCGTTTCCAACCGCGAAGGTGGCGAAGACGACCGCAAGCTGCAAGCCTACGCGCGCATGGGCATTCCCTATTACGTCATCTATGATCCCCAGCAAGAGGTCCAGCCGGACATCCTCCGGGCTTACGCCCTGACACCGCGCCGCGAATATGAAGAAATCGCCCCCGACCTGTTTGTCGGCTTAGACCTGGGGCTTACCCTCTGGCAGGGCAGCTACGAAAACAAAGAGGAGACCTGGCTGCGTTGGCAAGACGCTGACGGCGCGCTGATTCCCACCGGGGCCGAACTTTCGGCCCGGGAGCGCCAACGCGCTCAGCAAGAGCGCCAACGGACTGAAATCGCCGAGCAGCGGGCTGAGGCCGCTGAACAGCGCGCCGAACGTTTGAGCGCCCGCCTGCGCCAATTGGGCCTGGATCCAAACGAGGGTGATGATGTCGGCTGA